The following proteins come from a genomic window of Aspergillus oryzae RIB40 DNA, chromosome 4:
- a CDS encoding pyruvate dehydrogenase (acetyl-transferring) subunit E1 alpha (pyruvate dehydrogenase E1, alpha subunit) → MLFRTAWARQAAPLRRHAFTPLARRSVTTDAASSHAENVPQEDDKPFTVQLSDESFETYEIDPPPYTLEVTKKELKQMYHDMVSTRRMEMAADRLYKEKKIRGFCHLATGQEAVATGIEHAITRDDKIITAYRCHGYAYMRGGTIRSIIGELLGRREGIAYGKGGSMHMFAPNFYGGNGIVGAQVPVGAGLAFAQQYNEEPTTSIVLYGDGASNQGQVFEAFNMAKLWNLPVLFGCENNKYGMGTSAARSSALTEYYKRGQYIPGIKVNGMDVLATKAAVQYAKNYAVSGNGPLVMEYVTYRYGGHSMSDPGTTYRSREEIQRMRSTHDPIAGLKQKILDWKVMTEDELKALDKAARAFVDEEVAIAENMPVPDNSTRILFEDIYVRGSEPRWMRGRTVDETFYY, encoded by the exons ATGTTGTTCCGCACTGCGTGGGCCCGTCAAGCCGCGCCTTTGAGGCGTCACGCTTTCACTCCCCTTGCCCGTCGCTCCGTCACCACCGACGCCGCCTCGTCGCATGCTGAGAACGTTCCGCAG GAGGATGACAAGCCTTTCACTGTCCAGCTTTCCGATGAGAGCTTTGAGACCTATGAGATCGATCCCCCTCCCTACACCCTGGAGGTCaccaagaaggagctgaagcagaTGTACCATGATATGGTCTCGACCAG ACGCATGGAGATGGCCGCCGATCGTCTctacaaagaaaagaagatcagagGTTTCTGCCACTTGGCGACCGGTCAAGAAGCCGTCGCGACTGGTATTGAGCACGCCATCACCCGTGACGACAAAATCATCACTGCCTACCGTTGCCACGGTTATGCTTACATGCGCGGTGGAACCATCCGGTCCATTATCGGAGAGTTGCTCGGTCGCCGTGAAGGTATCGCCTACGGAAAGGGCGGTTCCATGCACATGTTCGCTCCTAACTTCTACGGTGGAAACGGTATTGTCGGTGCTCAGGTTCCTGTTGGTGCTGGTCTTGCTTTCGCTCAGCAGTACAATGAGGAGCCTACTACTAGCATTGTCCTGTACGGTGACGGTGCTTCCAACCAAGGTCAGGTCTTTGAGGCCTTCAACATGGCCAAGCTCTGGAACCTCCCGGTTCTGTTCGGCTGTGAGA ACAACAAATATGGTATGGGTACTTCTGCCGCTCGTTCCTCTGCCTTGACCGAGTACTACAAGCGTGGTCAGTACATCCCTGGTATCAAGGTTAACGGCATGGATGTCCTTGCCACCAAGGCTGCCGTCCAGTACGCCAAGAACTATGCTGTCTCTGGCAACGGCCCTCTCGTGATGGAGTACGTCACCTACCGTTACGGAGGTCACTCCATGTCCGACCCCGGTACTACCTACCGTAGTCGTGAGGAGATCCAGCGCATGCGCAGCACTCACGACCCCATTGCCGGTCTCAAGCAGAAGATCCTTGACTGGAAGGTCATGACCGAGGACGAGCTCAAGGCCCTGGACAAGGCCGCTCGTGCCTTTGTTGACGAGGAGGTCGCCATCGCCGAGAACATGCCCGTTCCTGACAACAGCACTCGTATCCTCTTTGAGGACATCTACGTCCGTGGCAGCGAGCCCCGATGGATGAGGGGTCGTACCGTTGATGAGACCTTCTACTACTAA
- a CDS encoding uncharacterized protein (predicted protein), translating to MYSWHGHGPNHHAAANAATTTPGRRLESPNPSSHSSYPMSQLRWMSRPHNAPPGALPTLSSNLRMGATAAPGGGAAAVGGGTTAGGKAIAGPGPRTNTPQHAPGVALVVESRVSAESIESSDSDQSDVASGGRDVVGADALGDTDYVPSHGDVQESRRGGEGGAGGATTTGGAVMGSAGRNSIMDRVLGDDDMDSSGMAGDTPRKHGKRLTTLEEVSLFNICNRHAEKFGQRSNLCKWWMTVTAEFTRDQGHPYSWHSVRRKVELVTKQRMKFLEEQREKGGSENEDLSNPRWRSAVDAWIPTWQRWEEAEARRIEKRDSRRSRKRKERSWEPAWDAPSSNGWRQTSSPAVDNTAISGNQSQGPLPPPPAPAPTAPAPVTSNLVRLPPGFENMFANQPSNSPGWSSQHPASTSALPSAGENGMMSAVIETLGKLNKHLDAVSSEPQSSPLIASLASNLESQRRARLLSQEEVTPDEGERQEKALPASTISQLKEELRQELRDEIRSELEKDRAALEEKLDSVQRTQEMILEMLRQEPA from the coding sequence ATGTATTCCTGGCACGGACATGGACCGAACCATCATGCGGCGGCAAACGCAGCAACGACGACGCCGGGCCGTCGACTCGAATCGCCCAATCCCTCGTCTCACTCCTCGTACCCCATGTCGCAGCTGCGATGGATGTCGCGGCCGCATAATGCGCCCCCTGGTGCGTTACCGACCCTCTCGTCGAATTTGAGGATGGGTGCAACTGCCGCACCAGGAGGAGGGGCTGCTGCAGTTGGGGGTGGTACTACGGCTGGCGGGAAGGCCATCGCTGGTCCTGGGCCGAGGACTAATACGCCGCAACATGCGCCGGGGGTCGCGCTGGTGGTTGAGTCGCGGGTTTCGGCGGAATCGATCGAGAGCTCCGATAGCGATCAGTCGGATGTTGCGAGCGGGGGGCGCGATGTGGTGGGGGCGGATGCACTGGGGGATACGGATTATGTACCGTCGCATGGGGATGTGCAGGAATCTaggagaggaggggaggggggtgCTGGCGGAGCGACAACTACTGGAGGCGCTGTGATGGGGTCTGCGGGGAGGAATAGTATTATGGATCGGGTGCTGGGAGACGACGATATGGATAGTAGCGGGATGGCAGGAGATACGCCCCGCAAACATGGCAAGCGGCTGACGACGCTGGAGGAAGTGTCATTGTTCAACATCTGCAATCGGCATGCGGAGAAATTCGGACAGCGCAGTAACCTGTGCAAATGGTGGATGACGGTGACGGCGGAATTCACGCGCGACCAGGGACATCCATATTCGTGGCACTCGGTGCGGCGGAAGGTTGAGCTGGTCACGAAGCAGCGCATGAAGTTTCTCGAGGAGCAGCGAGAGAAGGGTGGCTCGGAGAATGAGGACCTATCGAATCCCCGATGGCGTTCAGCTGTCGACGCCTGGATTCCGACGTGGCAGCGCTgggaagaggccgaggcaAGGCGGATCGAGAAACGTGACTCACGCCGGTCTCgcaagaggaaagaaaggtctTGGGAACCGGCGTGGGATGCTCCGAGCTCGAACGGTTGGAGACAAACGTCCAGTCCAGCAGTGGACAATACTGCGATCAGTGGTAACCAAAGTCAGGGTCCCctgcctcctccgcctgcCCCTGCCCCTACTGCCCCTGCCCCTGTTACATCTAATCTAGTCCGGTTGCCTCCCGGATTTGAAAACATGTTTGCAAATCAACCTTCCAATTCACCTGGGTGGTCGTCCCAGCATCCAGCGTCCACGTCTGCTCTACCTTCAGCTGGGGAGAATGGCATGATGAGTGCCGTCATAGAAACGCTTGGCAAACTGAACAAGCATCTGGATGCTGTGAGCTCAGAACCTCAGTCGTCGCCCTTAATCGCATCGCTAGCCTCAAACTTAGAGTCCCAGCGTCGTGCAAGGCTGCTGAGCCAAGAGGAAGTCACCCCTGACGAAGGCGAGAGGCAGGAGAAAGCATTGCCTGCGTCGACCATCAGCCAGCTCAAGGAGGAACTCCGGCAGGAACTGCGGGATGAGATCCGGTCAGAGCTGGAAAAGGACCGGGCGGCGTTGGAAGAGAAGTTGGATTCTGTACAGAGAACGCAAGAGATGATTCTTGAAATGCTAAGACAGGAGCCTGCGTGA
- a CDS encoding mitochondrial 37S ribosomal protein uS4m (predicted protein), whose translation MRNRATTPLSKPKLRQSWSKYNLFNLQRLRNPPTGSKTFFQQKWTAKSMARSYHGEQVRESQWARMFSRRIRSVVPMSPARLAQDDGSGMSAGRGAGVEGTKDFPRLTPFTQMTFAPLERRLDVAIFRAMFASSARQARQFVVHGAVTVNGKQMRYPGYLLNPGDLFQVDPERVMYATGAPKDKHERREGRIARKRSAEAQEAEAEAKEEGATEESGENKEAESEEQGQKKENDDPRETLKVLLAQAKTIMAGSKDVLPAKRKQELRGFQKAVKRVLSRSDSSTVLADNLESQFSELITLLKAKPAEKKDNKRPKRDQSSDETQNVSESASESATASESQPGEALTEAFRQAAENPEEEVDTSELTDEELDVLKRALVQMRDNPIDSTKPYATPWRPRDYMSAFAFIPRYLEVNHNICAAVYLRHPVARPGYSEVPTPFGEPVGTAAFAWYLRRR comes from the exons ATGAGGAACAGGGCCACTACGCCGTTGAGCAAGCCT AAACTCCGACAATCATGGAGCAAATATAACCTATTCAACTTGCAGCGCCTGCGTAACCCCCCAACCGGCAGCAAAACATTTTTCCAACAAAAATGGACCGCCAAGTCTATGGCCAGATCATACCATGGTGAACAAGTCCGCGAGAGCCAATGGGCGCGCATGTTTTCCCGGCGCATTCGCAGCGTCGTGCCCATGAGCCCAGCTAGATTAGCCCAGGATGACGGCTCCGGCATGTCCGCTGGTCGTGGAGCGGGTGTGGAGGGCACTAAAGACTTCCCTCGATTGACGCCCTTTACACAGATGACATTTGCTCCTCTGGAGCGTCGATTGGATGTGGCTATCTTCCGAGCTATGTTTGCTAGCAGTGCTAGACAGGCTCGACAGTTTGTTGTTCACGGTGCGGTGACGGTCAATGGGAAGCAG ATGAGATACCCCGGCTACCTCCTCAACCCCGGCGATCTTTTCCAGGTCGACCCCGAGCGTGTCATGTATGCAACCGGTGCCCCTAAGGACAAACACGAGCGTCGAGAGGGACGTATCGCCCGGAAAAGGTCGGCGGAGGCGCAGGaagcggaggcggaggcaaaggaagagggTGCTACGGAAGAGTCGGGAGAAAACAAGGAAGCCGAGTCTGAGGAACAGGGtcaaaagaaggaaaatgacgATCCACGAGAGACGCTAAAGGTCCTGCTGGCCCAGGCCAAGACTATCATGGCGGGCAGTAAGGATGTGCTCCCCGCGAAGCGCAAACAGGAACTGCGTGGTTTCCAGAAGGCCGTCAAACGTGTCCTCTCTCGCTCCGATTCAAGCACTGTTCTCGCCGACAACTTGGAATCGCAATTCTCCGAGCTTATTACCCTCCTCAAGGCCAAGCctgcggagaagaaagacaataaGCGCCCTAAGCGTGATCAGTCTTCCGACGAAACTCAGAACGTTTCCGAATCCGCATCCGAATCTGCTACTGCCAGCGAATCCCAGCCCGGGGAAGCCTTGACCGAGGCTTTCCGTCAGGCCGCCGAGAAccccgaggaagaagttgacaCCTCGGAACTCACAGACGAGGAGTTAGATGTGCTTAAGCGTGCTCTCGTCCAGATGCGTGACAACCCCATCGACAGCACAAAGCCCTATGCCACCCCCTGGAGGCCCCGCGATTACATGAGCGCTTTCGCCTTCATCCCCCGATACCTCGAGGTCAACCACAACATCTGCGCAGCGGTCTACCTGCGCCATCCGGTGGCTCGTCCCGGCTACTCGGAGGTGCCGACACCGTTCGGTGAACCCGTTGGTACAGCTGCTTTCGCCTGGTACCTGAGACGGCGGTAG
- a CDS encoding putative DNA repair protein Rad26 (predicted protein) translates to MAETKAGEIAIIRSNQAKLAENYERQVAALRKAMAEEIARHKEEVEAARAEGKMLATENAFLKQDLAEESMRISNLKAKGRAEEKPAPGTPKKHKALPFRDGFDDDEILAASPSKSTRYKRMSPTVGGKRKRRLSEDSPIPLELSPQPEPMHVETAVDDMSDDALDEAIPNRTAHVDDQSSQLVKRLLNHRTFPNENSDIEVMARLTFPSEPQRTLSSILLEEVANLDIGSYLLEYARAIISLWSRALREKFFEPVPIFMGIMRHVLALDAPSSTSKLIEHLVPLLQESGEVNGIPRFKHSPVSRQNFGQVRQTPLSELQPLVNSTEALGLLYQMACSCLHIDRVLEQFWRYMRYDFILMMLNCSQSISDIILTLNLLSTSIRIESFGSVQDTEQDQIANENYIVDRVANLLSEIPQVDEGQPPYMASEICDMRLEALSLLTSVAFNQEAPTSTHGSMVIASHSTALARLIRAMHDELDALYASPPEKELRAELVNGLMRLVYGVIRRHPEHVDLQSKLSRVAGGKQKFLVVLTRLAFSEGQILEAGIEDETVEMAHEILDDAVNPQEAEALLEAFPSSKQQE, encoded by the coding sequence ATGGCGGAAACAAAAGCCGGGGAAATTGCTATCATCCGATCAAATCAGGCGAAACTTGCAGAGAACTATGAACGTCAGGTTGCCGCTCTACGAAAGGCGATGGCTGAAGAGATAGCTAGGCACAAGGAAGAAGTAGAGGCCGCACGTGCGGAAGGGAAAATGCTAGCTACGGAGAATGCGTTTCTTAAGCAAGACCTTGCCGAAGAGTCTATGCGGATCAGCAATCTGAAAGCGAAAGGCCGggcagaagaaaagccagCTCCAGGAACACCAAAGAAACACAAAGCCCTGCCTTTCCGCGATGGAttcgatgacgatgagatACTTGCCGCCTCTCCCAGCAAATCTACGCGGTATAAGCGAATGAGCCCGACAGTGGGTGGTaaacggaagaggaggctgagcGAGGATAGTCCGATACCACTTGAATTAAGCCCACAGCCAGAGCCTATGCATGTCGAAACTGCTGTCGATGACATGTCGGACGATGCCTTAGATGAAGCCATACCGAACCGAACCGCTCATGTCGACGACCAAAGCTCACAATTGGTCAAGCGCCTATTGAATCATCGAACATTCCCAAACGAGAACAGTGACATTGAGGTGATGGCTAGATTAACATTCCCCTCAGAACCTCAGCGAACACTGTCGTCAATTTTACTTGAGGAAGTGGCAAACCTCGACATTGGTAGTTATTTGCTAGAATATGCACGGGCTATAATTTCATTATGGTCTCGTGCTTTGCGCGAAAAGTTTTTCGAGCCCGTTCCCATTTTTATGGGGATTATGCGGCATGTCTTGGCTCTTGATGCGCCGTCGTCTACCTCTAAGTTGATCGAGCACCTAGTGCCGCTATTACAAGAGTCGGGGGAAGTTAACGGCATCCCCCGGTTCAAACACTCCCCCGTTTCGCGGCAAAATTTCGGACAGGTCAGACAGACACCATTATCTGAGCTGCAGCCTCTTGTAAACTCGACTGAGGCGCTGGGCCTCCTGTACCAAATGGCTTGCTCATGCTTACATATCGACCGCGTGTTGGAGCAATTCTGGCGATACATGCGCTACGACTTTATTCTGATGATGTTAAATTGCTCACAGTCCATAAGCGACATCATCCTAACCTTAAATCTTCTATCGACCAGCATTCGCATCGAGTCTTTTGGTTCTGTTCAGGACACAGAGCAGGACCAGATCGCAAACGAAAACTACATTGTTGATCGCGTGGCGAACCTTCTGAGTGAGATACCACAGGTAGACGAGGGACAGCCCCCCTACATGGCTTCGGAGATTTGCGATATGCGGCTGGAAGCGTTGTCTCTTTTGACATCAGTTGCCTTCAATCAAGAGGCCCCCACCAGTACTCATGGCAGCATGGTCATTGCATCTCACTCCACGGCGCTAGCACGACTTATTCGAGCCATGCACGACGAACTCGATGCCTTGTATGCATCACCGCCCGAAAAGGAGTTGCGCGCAGAGTTAGTAAATGGGTTGATGCGTCTAGTGTACGGGGTGATCCGTCGACATCCAGAGCACGTCGACCTCCAGTCGAAACTCAGCCGAGTAGCGGGGGGAAAGCAGAAGTTTTTAGTGGTGCTGACGCGACTCGCGTTCAGTGAAGGGCAGATACTAGAGGCCGGCATTGAGGATGAGACGGTGGAGATGGCCCACGAGATCTTGGACGACGCTGTGAATCCTCAAGAGGCCGAGGCTCTGCTCGAAGCTTTCCCAAGTTCAAAGCAGCAGGAATAG
- the cds1 gene encoding phosphatidate cytidylyltransferase (CDP-diacylglycerol synthase): MSKPRRNVRFPHRASETRRLSISDASDAASEPGSPSKNGSVSKPETIVEEPQMSDYEKKKQTFITRTIWTFVMIFGFFIAMFSGHIYIIGLVTAIQIISFKEVIAIANVPSKEKNLRFTKSLNWYFLATTMYFLYGESVIYYFKHVLLVDKVLLPLATHHRFISFTLYVMGFVFFVASLQKGHYRFQFTQFAWTHMALYLIVVQAHFVMNNILEGMIWFFLPASLVITNDIFAYVCGITFGRTQLIQLSPKKTVEGFLGAWICTIIFGYFMTNVLMRYKYFICPVNDLGSNVLTGLECTPNPAFMPQPYQVPEWTGVDKTFYVEPIQFHILIFATFASLIAPFGGFFASGLKRTFKIKDFGESIPGHGGITDRMDCQFIMGFFAYMYYHSFIAVYKATVGDVIETAINGLTVEEQLEVVRGLGKYLYNQGTVSETILECLNTELKRR; the protein is encoded by the exons ATGTCCAAACCACGTCGGAATGTCAGGTTCCCACACCGGGCGTCGGAAACTCGTCGGTTAAGTATCTCAGATGCTAGCGATGCCGCTTCTGAACCCGGAAGTCCGTCAAAAAATGGCAGCGTGTCCAAGCCCGAGACGATCGTCGAAGAG CCGCAGATGTCCGACtatgagaaaaagaagcagaccTTCATTACTCGCACAATATGGACCTTCGTGATGATCTTTGGTTTCTTTATTGCCATGTTCTCAGGCCACATCTACATCATTGGCCTCGTTACCGCCATTCAAATCATCTCATTCAAGGAGGTTATCGCGATTGCCAATGTGccgagcaaagaaaagaacctCCGTTTCACTAAATCGCTGAATTGGTATTTCCTAGCCACAACAATGTACTTTTTGTACGGTGAAAGTGTCATCTACTATTTTAAGCACGTCCTGTTAGTCGACAAGGTGTTATTGCCTCTCGCGACTCATCACAGGTTTATCAGCTTTACTCTCTACGTCATGG gatttgtcttctttgttgcATCTTTACAGAAGGGACACTACCGGTTCCAATTTACACAGTTCGCTTGGACTCACATGGCACTTTACCTGATCGTCGTACAAGCACACTTTGTTATGAACAACATTTTGGAGGGAATGATCTGGTTCTTCCTCCCAGCGTCTCTGGTCATCACTAACGATATTTTTGCCTACGTTTGCGGGATCACGTTTGGCCGGACCCAATTGATCCAACTGTCTCCCAAAAAGACAGTCGAGGGGTTCCTCGGTGCTTGGATTTGCACCATAATCTTCGGCTACTTCATGACCAATGTCCTAATGCGCTACAAGTACTTCATCTGCCCGGTAAATGATCTCGGATCCAATGTGTTGACGGGGTTGGAATGCACCCCAAACCCAGCCTTTATGCCCCAGCCGTACCAAGTTCCAGAGTGGACCGGAGTGGACAAGACTTTTTACGTCGAGCCCATACAGTTCCATATTTTGATCTTCGCTACATTCGCCTCCCTAATCGCTCCTTTCGGTGGCTTCTTCGCTTCCGGGCTTAAGCGAACCTTTAAAATTAAAGATTTTGGTGAATCGATCCCGGGTCATGGCGGTATCACCGATCGGATGGACTGCCAATTCATCATGGGCTTCTTTGCGTACATGTACTACCATAGCTTTATTGCCGTGTACAAAGCTACCGTTGGAGATGTGATTGAGACCGCCATCAATGGCCTGACGGTCGAGGAGCAATTGGAGGTTGTCCGAGGGTTGGGCAAGTATCTGTACAACCAAGGTACTGTTTCCGAGACG ATTTTGGAGTGTCTGAACACTGAGCTCAAGCGCCGATGA
- a CDS encoding putative cyclin (CDK9 kinase-activating protein cyclin T), protein MVPENKDGLNNQAASETSIPEPPSIHPSFIQVAKPYIFEQTIQQCIAAMGVNPLREEGLRLQGVTWIDNVRRVLYLPIRTFNTAVVYYHKFRLVHPDSEYNYMDAAAAALFTACKIEDTLKKSREIVCAAYNLKLPPSEHISPDNPVFEVHARGIIGLERLMLEASGFDFRTRHPQKTLIKLARHYGLTSQSQVSNVAYRISQDLYRTFAPIKQTASTMAFTCLELAGRLLDQRIEAVELGVDYEKWKTSREEVMETLFDLLELYTHSRGSTSVGPHFPADRFLTVRIPLNKEAEAQGLPRYTHWVNESRDPKATNGAKSGKELALEKAGARLHPLTPVAANGERPRAGEKGRDGAVRFMLDTECADAEKARVSEYFKVEMEEYEVEE, encoded by the exons ATGGTGCCGGAGAATAAGGATGGCTTGAACAATCAGGCCGCATCGGAGACAAGCATACCGGAGCCGCCTTCCATTCATCCCTCCTTCATCCAAGTAGCCAAGCCGTATATCTTCGAGCAGACTATTCAACAATGTATTGCGGCTATGGGCGTCAATCCCCTACGCGAGGAAGGACTGCGCCTGCAGGGAGTAACGTGGATCGATAATGTTCGCCGAGTGTTATATTT ACCTATCCGTACCTTCAACACGGCTGTGGTGTATTATCACAAGTTCCGACTCGTTCATCCTGACAGCGAGTATAATTATATG GatgctgctgcggctgcattGTTTACCGCCTGCAAGATTGAGGACACCTTGAAAAAGTCCCGAGAGATTGTATGTGCAGCATATAATCTCAAACTACCACCTTCAGAACATATATCTCCTGATAATCCG GTCTTCGAAGTACATGCTAGAGGTATCATTGGATTGGAGAGGCTTATGCTTGAGGCGTCAGGCTTTGATTTTCGGACGCGTCACCCGCAAAAAACCCTGATCAAGCTTGCCAGACATTATGGCCTTACGTCGCAGTCGCAGGTGTCTAATGTGGCATATCGCATCTCGCAGGACCTCTATCGTACTTTCGCTCCAATCAAACAGACTGCCTCAACCATGGCTTTTACCTGTCTAGAACTGGCAGGCCGTCTGCTGGACCAGCGCATCGAGGCGGTCGAATTGGGAGTAGACTACGAGAAGTGGAAAACCAGTCGGGAAGAAGTAATGG AAACCCTCTTTGACCTACTGGAGCTGTATACCCACAGTCGTGGCTCCACCTCAGTCGGCCCACATTTCCCAGCCGATCGATTCCTGACAGTCCGTATCCCATTGAACAAAGAGGCAGAAGCCCAAGGACTCCCTCGCTACACACACTGGGTTAATGAGTCAAGAGACCCCAAAGCTACCAATGGCGCAAAGAGCGGCAAGGAGCTGGCCCTGGAGAAAGCTGGCGCCAGGCTCCATCCGCTCACACCTGTCGCTGCCAATGGGGAAAGACCCAGAGCCGGCGAGAAAGGACGGGATGGAGCCGTACGCTTTATGCTCGACACGGAGTGTGCGGATGCAGAGAAGGCGCGTGTTTCCGAGTATTTCAAGGTCGAAATGGAGGAGTACGAAGTGGAAGAATGA
- a CDS encoding putative fructosamine-3-kinase (predicted kinase), translating into MAPVPASLLRALSIPDPSKASLSTAGLGSGFTGTGAIRATVPSADGQYEEERRYFVKTSADGKAAEEMFRGEYESLNAIATSVPGFCPRALAWGPLEESNGKSFYLATEFLDLGGGGRTGQSLAQRLGKLHSTPAPLDPETEKRRFGFPVPTFCGDTKQPNRFHDSWADFYANERLITILETSEKRNGRDASLRDLVERTAQTVVPALLGDDHLGYDKNGNGEGITPVVVHGDLWSGNADRGRIVGSGCKGDEEVGDVVYDPSSCYAHSEYELGIMKMFGGFGSTFFTAYHKIVPRTEPVEEYEDRVRLYELYHHLNHYAIFGAGYRSGAVSIMQNLIRKYGN; encoded by the exons ATGGCTCCAGTCCCCGCATCGCTGTTGCGTGCTCTCTCCATCCCCGATCCCTCTAAAGCAAGCTTGTCCACTGCTGGCTTAGGGTCGGGTTTCACCGGTACAGGAGCCATTCGAGCAACAGTGCCATCTGCGGATGGACAgtatgaagaagagagacgaTACTTTGTTAAAACATCCGCAGACGGTAAAGCTGCTGAAGAGATGTTCCGAGGGGAATATGAGTCCTTGAATGCTATTGCGACCTCCGTACCAGGATTTTGTCCCCGCGCTCTAGCTTGGGGTCCTCTGGAAGAAAGCAACGGAAAGAGCTTCTACCTAGCGACTGAATTCCTAGACCTAGGGGGTGGTGGCCGGACAGGCCAATCTCTGGCTCAAAGACTAGGAAAGCTTCATTCGACCCCGGCCCCGCTAGATCCTGAGACGGAGAAACGCCGGTTCGGGTTCCCCGTGCCGACCTTCTGTGGTGATACTAAGCAACCCAATCGATTTCACGATTCATGGGCAGACTTCTACGCCAATGAACGGTTGATAACGATTCTCGAAACCTCGGAGAAGCGCAATGGCCGAGACGCCAGTCTACGAGATCTAGTGGAGCGGACGGCACAAACGGTTGTACCCGCCCTTCTAGGGGATGATCATCTAGGCTACGACAAGAATGGGAACGGGGAAGGTATTACACCTGTGGTTGTCCATGGAGATCTTTGGAGCGGCAATGCAGACCGTGGAAGAATCGTGGGCAGTGGATGCaagggagatgaagaagtggGTGACGTTGTCTACGATCCATCATCATGCTATGCACATAGTGAGTATGAGCTGGGAATCATGAAGATGTTTGGAGGCTTTGGGTCGACATTTTTCACTGCCTACCATAAGATTGTTCCTAGGACTGAGCCAGTGGAGGAGTATGAAGACCGGGTAAGGCTGTACGAGCT ATATCACCATCTAAATCATTACGCCATCTTCGGCGCTGGGTATCGATCGGGAGCAGTGTCAATTATGCAGAATTTGATCAGGAAGTATGGGAACTAG